CAGCAAGGGAATCCACCTGTACGCGGCGCTGCCGGGCGACCAGTCGAGCGACGCGATCTCGGCCGTCGCCCGCGAGCTGGCGCGCGCCCTGGAGGCCGATCACCCCGACCTCGTGGTGAGCACCATGAGCAAGGCGGCGCGGCCGGGCAAGGTGTTCGTGGACTGGAGCCAGAACAACGGCAAGAAGACCACGGTCTCCCCCTACTCGCTCCGCGGCCGCGCGAGGCCCTGGGTCGCGGCACCGCGCACCTGGGAGGAGCTGGACGATCCCGACCTGCGGCACCTGCTGCTGGACGAGGTGCTGGAGCGGGCGGAGCGGATCGGCGATCCCCTCGCGCCGCTCGTGCCGCGTGGCGAGGGGCCGCTCGCCTCGTACATCGCCAAGCGGCGCGCCGATCGCACGCCCGAGCCGGTGCCCGAGTCCGCCCGCCCCGACGGCACCGAGCACGGGAACCGCTTCGTCATCCAGGAGCATCACGCCACCCGCCTGCACTGGGACGTGCGCCTGGAGCGCGACGGCGTGCTCGTGAACTGGGCCGTGCCGAAGGGCATCCCGTCCACGACGACGAAGAACAACCTCGCGGTGCAGACCGAGAACCACCCGATCGAGTACCTCGACTTTCACGGCGTGATTCCGAAGGGCCAGTACGGCGCGGGCGTCATGACGATCTGGGACGCCGGCACGTACGAGACGCACAAGTGGCGCGACGACGAGATCATCGTCACGCTCACCGGCCGCGAGGACGGGCCACTGGGCGGTCCCGTCCGGGTGGCGCTGATCCGCACCGACGGGCAGGGCGAGAAGTCGAGCTGGCTCCTGCACCGCACCAAGACCGACGCGCTGGGCGCGCCGCAGCCCGACGGCCCGCCCGTGGTGCCGTGGAGCGAGCCGCCGCTGGACGAACCGGCCGCTCCCCCGGCCGACGATCGCTTCGCCCCGATGCTCGCCGTGGCGGGGACCGCGCCGGCCGCGCGCGACCTGATCCGCCGCGGGGGCGATCCGTGGGTCGAGTTCAAGTGGGACGGGGTGCGGGCCGTCGCGCACTGGTCCGGCGGGGTGCTGCGCCTGCGCGCCCGCTCGGGCACTGACATCACGCTGCGCTATCCGGAGCTGTCGAACCCGGGCGCGGCGCGGATCGATGCCGACGAGGCCGTGCTCGACGGCGAGATCGTCGCCCTCGACGCCGCGGGGCGCCCGAGCTTCTCGCGGCTGCAGGAGCGGATGCATCTCACGCGCGCGATGGACATCCAGCGGGTCGCGCCGCGGGTGCCGGTGCGGCTGTACCTGTTCGACGCGCTCGAGGTGGACGGCCGCGACCTCACCGGCCGGCCGCTGTCCGAGCGGCGCGCCGCGCTGGAGCGGGTCGCCGCCGACCCCGGCGCCGCGATCGACGTGCCGCCCGTCGCCGACGACCTCGACGTGGCCCTCGAGACCGCCCGGCGCCTCGACCTGGAGGGCGTCGTGGTGAAGGATCCGCGCTCGCCCTATCGCCGCGGCGTGCGCAGCGAGGAGTGGCTCAAGCTCAAGCTGACCCGGACGCAGTCGGTGGTGATCGGCGGCATCAATCCGGGCCAGGGCAATCGCGAGGGCACGATCGGATCGCTGCTGCTGGGCATCCCCGACGGCGACCGGCTGCGCTACGTCGGCAAGGTCGGCACGGGCTTCGGCGAGCGGGAGCTGCGGCGGCTGCAGGACCTGCTGCGGCCCGTCGGCGACAGCCCGTTCGCCGAGGTGCCGCGGCCGCAGGCCCGCCTGGCACGGTGGGTCGCGCCGGAGCACGTCGCCGAAGTGGAGTTCTCGGAGTGGACCCCGGGCGGCAATCTGCGTCACCCCCGCTGGCGCGGGCTCCGCCCCGACCTCACCCCGGGGGACGTCGTCGCGGAGTAGGCACCAGAGCTCTCGACTCGGTCGACGAGCCCGTGCTGATCACGGCTCGTCGACCGGAGCGCGCAGCCCGGAGCGGAGACGGGCCGAGCGCAGCGCCGCAGGCGCGGAGTCGAGGCCGATGCCGGCCGAGTCCCTACAGCGCGGCGAGGAGGGGGCCGAGCTCCTGGAAGGCGCGGGCGCGGTGCGAGACGGCGTTCTTCTCGTGCGCCGTGAACTCGCCCACCGATCGCTCCCGACCGTCCTGACCATCGGGGATGAAGATCGGGTCGTAGCCGAATCCGCCCTCGCCGCGCGGCTCCTCGGCGAGGCGCCCGGGCCAGATGCCCTCGACGGTGTGCTCGATGCCGCCGGGCGTGACGATCGCGATCGTCGAGTTGTAGTGGGCGGTGCGATACGGATCGCGGATGTCGGAGAGCTGATCGAGCAGCAGCGCGAGGTTGGCCCGATCGTCCTTCGCGTGCCCGGCCCAGTAGGCACTGAACACGCCGGGCGAGCCGCCCAGCACGTGCACGCAGATGCCCGAGTCGTCGGCGAGCGCGGGAAGCCCGGTGTGGGCCGAGGCCGCGCGCGCCTTGATGAGCGCGTTCTCGGCGAACGAGACGCCGTCCTCCACCGGCTCGGGGCCGTCGTACGCGACGACCTCGAGGTCGGGGCGGATCGTGGCCACGATCGCCTGGAACTCGGCGACCTTGTGCGCGTTGTGCGTCGCCAGCACCACCCGGCTCACGAGCGCTCCTCCGCCAGCACCGCCTTCTGGATCGCGGTGAGGTCGGCGCATCCCTTGGCGCCGAGCTCGAGCAGCGCGTCGAGCTCGGCCTTGTCGAACGGCGCGCCCTCGGCGGTGCCCTGCACCTCGATGAACTTCCCCGTGCCGGTCATCACGATGTTCATGTCGGTATCGGCGCGGGAGTCCTCGACGTACGGCAGGTCGAGCATGGGGCGCCCGTCGATGATGCCGACCGAGATCGCGGCGACCGAGTCGCGCAGCGGGGTGGCCTTCTTGGCGATGAAGCCCTTCTCGCGCCCCCACTCGATCGCGTCGGCGAGGGCGACGTAGGCGCCCGTGATCGAGGCGGTGCGGGTGCCGCCGTCGGCCTGCAGCACGTCGCAGTCGATGACGATCGTGTTCTCACCGAGCGCCTTCGTGTCGACCACGGCGCGCAGGGCGCGGCCGATCAGGCGCGAGATCTCGTGCGTGCGCCCGCCGATGCGGCCCTTCACGCTCTCGCGGTCGCTGCGGTCGTTGGTCGCCCGCGGCAGCATGGCGTACTCGGCGGTGACCCAGCCGCGGCCCTTGCCGGTGAGCCAGCGCGGCACGCCGTTGGTGAACGAGGCGGTGACGAGCACCTTCGTCTGCCCGAACGAGATGAGCGCCGAGCCCTCGGCCTGCGCGCTCCAGCCCCGTTCGATCGTGACGGGGCGCAGCTCGTCGAGGGCGCGGCCGTCCGCGCGCGGTGATTCGGTCATGATCTCCCTATCGGGTGGTGGGCAGGTCGATGGCGCCGGTGCGCACGAGGCGCACGTCGCGCACCTCGCGGCCCAGCAGGCGGTTGGCGAGAGCGGTGAAGGTGGCGGTGTCGGCGCCGGTGGCCTCGTACACGTGGCGCGGCGTCGCATCGGCGCCGGCCAGCAGGTCGCGACTGACGAGCTCGCGGTAGACGTCCTTGGCCGTCTCGCTGTCGCTGGAGACGAGCGAGACCTCGGGGCCCATGACATAGCTGATCGCGCCCGTGAGGAACGGGTAGTGGGTGCAGCCGAGCACGAGCGTGTCGACGTCGGCGGCCCGCAGCGGGGCGAGGTACTCCTCGGCCACGGCGAGCAGCTCGGGGGTGTCGGTGATGCCCGCCTCGACGAACTCGACGAACCGCGGGCAGGCCGCCGTGAACACCTCCACGCCCGGGGCGATGCCGAGCATGTCCTGATACGCGCCCGATCCAATCGTGCCCTGGGTGCCGATCACGCCGATGCGGCCGGTGCGGGTGGTGGCGATCGCCGTGCGCACGGCGGGGCGGATGACCTCGATCACCGGCACGGCGTAGCGCTCGCGCGCGTCGTGCAGCATGGCGGCCGAGGCCGTGTTGCAGGCGATCACGAGCATCTTCACGCCCTGGTCGACGAGCGAGTCGAGCACCTCGAGGGCGTAGCGGCGCACATCGGCGATCGGCTTGGGGCCGTAGGGCGAATGCAGGGTGTCGCCGATGTACAGCAGGGACTCGCGCGGCAGCTGGTCGCCGATCGCTCGGGCGACCGTGAGACCGCCCACCCCGGAGTCGAAGATCCCGATCGGCGCGTCATCCATCCCCTCCAGGGTAGTCGCTGCCCGGTGCGCGCCCGCCGCTAGAGTGAGGCCGTGAGCGACTCCACCGCCCTGCTGACCGACCGGTACGAGCTGACGATGATCGATGCCGCCCTGCGCGACGGCACCGCCTCACGCCACTCGATGTTCGAGCTGTTCGCGCGCCGCCTCTCCGGCGGGCGCCGCTTCGGCGTGGTGGCCGGCACGGGGCGCCTGCTCGGCCTGCTGCGCGAGTTCCGCTTCGACGACGCCGAGCTGAAGTACCTCGCCGATCACCACGTCGTCAGCCGCGAGACGCTGACCTACCTCGAGAACTACCGCTTCACCGGGTCGATCACCGGCTACCGCGAGGGCGAGCTGTACTTCCCCGGATCGCCGATCCTCACCGTCGAGGGCACGTTCGCCGACGCCGTGATCCTCGAGACCCTCGCACTGAGCGTGCTCAACCACGACTCCGCCGTCGCGACCGCGGCCTCGCGCATGAGCATCGCCGCCGGCGAGCGGCCCCTGGCCGAGATGGGCGCCCGCCGTGCCGCCGAGCGGTCGGCCGTCGCCGCCGCCCGCGCGGCGTACATCGCGGGATTCGGCGCGACGAGCAACCTCGAGGCGGGCCGCACCTGGGGCATCCCGACCATGGGCACGGCCGCCCACTCGTGGACGCTGCTGCACGACACCGAGGAGGACGCGTTCCGTGCGCAGATCGCGGCGCTCGGCCACGACACCACGCTCCTCGTGGACACGTACGACATCGAGAAGGGCGTCGAGACGGCGATCCGCGTCGCGGGACCCCAGCTCGGCGGCGTGCGCATCGACTCCGGCGATCTCGCGATCGTCGCCGCCGAGGTGCGCGCGCAGCTGGACGCGCTCGGCGCGACCGGCACCAAGATCACCGTCACGAGCGATCTCGACGAGTACGCGATCGCCGCGCTCGCCGCCTACCCCGTCGACTCCTACGGCGTGGGCACCTCGGTCGTGACGGGCTCGGGCTACCCGACGGCCGGCATGGTGTACAAGCTCGTCGCGCGCCAGGACGCGAACGGCGGCTGGATCGCCGTGGCGAAGAAGGCGCAGGACAAGGGGTCGCAGGGCGGGCTCAAGACGGCGTTTCGTCGGCTCGACCGCGGCATCGCCTACGAGGAGCTCGTCGAGATCGCCGACGGGTTCGAGCGGTCGGCGACGCCGGCCGACTACCCCGACGCCCGCGCGCTGCAGGTGCCGCTCGTCGTGCGCGGCGAGATCGACACCGCACACGAGGGACCGCAGGGCGTGGCGGCGGCGCGCGAGCACCACCTCCGGGTGCGCGAGGAGCTGCCGGTGCGCGCCCTCGCGCTCAGCAAGTCGGATCCGGCGATCCCCACCGTCTTCGCCGACGCGGGGGCCTGATCGGCGTCAGTCCTTGAGGGACTCGTAGATCTCCTTGCACTGCGGGCAGACCGGGAACTTCTCGGGGTCGCGACCCGGCGTCCACTTCTTGCCGCACAGCGCGCGCACCGGCTTGCCGGTGAGGGCGGACTCGAGGATCTTCTCCTTCTTCACGTAGTGGGAGAAGCGCTCGTGGTCGCCCGGCTCGATGTTCTGCTCTTCGATGAGCTCCTCGAGCTCGCGCTCGAGCAGGCCGGTGCCACCCTGGTCCGGGGAATCGAGGGGTGTGGTCATGCCCCGAGTCTAGTTCGCGCGGGGTGGGGCGGCACCGGCTCAGGTCGCGGCGGCGAACTCCATGACCCGGTAGGAGCGGCGGTCCCACAGCACCGCGCCCGCCGCGACGCCCAGCAGCAGCACGCCCACGCCGGTGCCGAGCCCGGCCCACTGCGCCGCCGTGGCGAGGCGGACGTCCTCGGTCAGCGCGCGCCAGGCCAGCCACAGCGTGGGGGCGGCGATCACGAGCGTGCCGAACATCACCGCGGCCTGCGCGATGACCCCGCCGGATCCGGTGCGCTGCGGCTGACGGAACGGGCTGTCGCCCGGGCGCGAGACCGCGTACGGTGCCACCACCGACGCGACGCTCGAGAGCCCGAGCCCGCCCAGGAACAGCGCCGCGGCCACGCCGAGGAACGCGGGCACGAGGGCCCATCGGCCGTGGAAGCTCGCGGCGACGGGGATCGCCACCGCGAGCGTGGGGATGCCCACGAGCAGCACGGGCACGAGACGCCCGACGCGGTCGGCCAGGCCGCTCACCCCCGCGGTGACGTGCATCCACACCGCCGACGAGTCGTAGGCGACGTCGTTGTGGGCGACCCAGCCCAGGAACAGCGCCATGATCGGCACCGGCACGAGCGCCGCGATCGTGCCGGGCACGCCGGCGACGAGCAGCGGCACCACGGGAAGCAGCCCAACCACGGGGATGATGGCGAGGTTCATGAGGTAGCGCGCGTCGCCGAACCAGTACACGATGCTGCGTGCGGCGATCGCCCCGGCGGGCGTCGCGGGCGTCACCGCGAACCAGCCGAGTCCGCCGCGGTCGCGATCGTCGACCGGGGGCTCGATCGTCGTCATCGCGCGCTGCACGCTCCACGCCCACGCGGCGCCCACGGCGGCGAGCGTCAGCAGCGCCACCGCCACCACCACGCCGGCGCGCGGCCACGCGAACACGACGGCGCCCGGCATCCCGGCCGCGGCGCCGAGCGGGGTGACGGCGAGGCCGTCGATCACGGCCTGCAGCCGGCTCGGCACGTGCCCGCCCCATTCGAGCGACGAGAAGAACACGACCACGGGCAGCACGACCACGATGATGCCGAGCACGAACAGGCTCGTCAGCTCGCGCGTGCGCCGGCCGCGGAGCACGTGTGTGCCGAAGGCGGCGCTCAGGCGCGCCAGACCGAGGCAGGTGGCGACGTGCACGATGGCGGCCGCGATGGCGAGCGCGGGAGGCACGCCGATCCGCGTCCACGTCACGGCGGCGCACACGTCGACGGCGATGAGCGCCAGGGTGGGCACGCTCACGAGCGATGCCAGCGCCAGGGGTCCGATGAGCTGCCGCGCCTCCAGGCCCAGCACCGCGAAGCGCCGCGGGTCCAGCGGATCCTCGGCGCCGCTCATCACGGGGCTGAGCGCGAAGCCGAGCACCAGGGCGGTTCCGGTGAGCGTGAGCAGCGCCGCCGCCACGTCGGGCTCGTCGGCCACGAGGCCGAGGATGCCGGCGCAGGCCAGAACCACGGCCGCGATGACGACGAGCGAACCCGCCAGCCGGGGCACGAGGGCCCCGGGGGCGCGCAGCGCGCCCCACAGCAGCTCGAGCCTCAGTCGGAGGATCTGTGCAACCACTCGAGCCCCTCCGTGCTGCCGCCGCTCGCCGAGAGCTCCACGAAGCGCTCCTCGAGCGTGATCTCCCCCTTCACCTCGTCGACGGTGCCCTCCGCGAGCACGTGCCCCGAGACGATGACCGCGATCCGCGAGCACACGCTCTCCACGAGGTCCATGCCGTGGCTGGAGAGCACGACGGTGCCGCCGTGTGCCACGTAGGACGAGAGGATCTCGAGAATGCTCGCGGCCGAGACCGGATCGACCGCCTCGAACGGCTCGTCGAGCACGAGCAGGCGCGGCGAGTGGATCAGCGCGCCGGCGAGCATGACCTTCTTGCGCATGCCCGCCGAATAGTCGGCCACGACGCGGCCCAGCGCGTCACCGATGTCGAAGGCCCGCGCGAGATCGTCGGTCCTCGTCGAGACGACCGCGGGCTTGAGCCCCCGCAGCACGCCGAAGTAGTACAGCAGCTGCCGGCCCGTGAGCCGATCGAAGGTGCGCACGCGATCCGGCAGCACCCCGATGAGCGCCTTCGCCTGGCGCGGACGCCGCAGCAGATCGATGCCGAACACCTCGATGCTGCCGGCGCCGGGCTTCAGCAGCCCGGAGATCATCGACAGCGTGGTCGTCTTCCCGGCGCCGTTGGGACCCACGATCCCGTAGAACGATCCGGCGGGGACCGTCAGGTCGATCCCGTAGACGGCGTCGGCACCGCCGTAGGCCTTCGTGACGCCGCGCAGTCGCAGGGCGTCCGGCGCCGTGGCCTCGGCCGTCTCGTCCGGCGCCTCGATCGGGGCGCTCGTCGCGGCGGCGACGGCGGCGGGGATCGGGGGAAGCGGCGGCAGCGGCGCCTCGGGGTCCTCGGCGGCCGGAGCGGCGGATTCGTCGGGCGCGTCGGCTCGGGCGGGGTCGGGTGCGGCGGGGGTCGGTTCATCGGCCACGACGGGGTCCGTTTCCGCGGCGGCCGTCTCGGGCTCCGTCGTGGGGTCGTCGGCGGCGGCGTCCCCGTCGTCGGCGGTGCCCTCGCCCTCGCCTTCCTCGGCCGCGGTTTCCTCCGCGACGGCCGCCACCGGCTCGGCCGCGGGGGCGCCAGCGGCCTCCCCGGCGTCCGTGGTCTCCGAGTCCCCGGCGTCGGTGGTCTCCGGCTCGTCGGCGTCCGCGGAGGGCCGGAAGATCGCGGGCGCCTCGTCCTCCGACGTCACGACCGCCCGCACCTGCGGCCCGACGACGGGCAGGGGCTGCGTCGACAGGTCGCGATCGGCCGCGCTCGGCTCCGTGGCGATGTCCTTGGCGGGGGCCGGCTTGCTCGCCGCGGTGCGCGGCTTCGCCGCGGTGCGCGGCTTCGCCGCCGGGGCGGGTGCCTTCGGGGTCCGGGCCGTCGACGCGCCCGCCGTGCTCTTCGATGCACCCGACGTGCTCTTCGATGTTCGCGCGGGGCTCTTCGATGCGCGCCCGGTGCCCTTCGACGCGGTCGTGCGGCCGGTGCTGTTCGCGCTCCCGGACGTCGCGCCGTCCGCGCTGGTCGCGGCGCCACCGGCGCTCTTCGCCGCCCCGCCATTGCTCTTCGGGGTGCGCGCGGCACGCGCGGCGGAGGTCTTCGTCCCGCCCGTGCGGGCCTTCGCCGGCGTGGCGCGAGGTCGCGGCGCCGGCCGCTTCGCCGTCCCGCCCGTCGCGGGGGCGTCCTCGACGATGTGCTCGCGCGGCGTTCCCCCGTCGGGCGCCTCGGCGGTGTCATCTTCTGGAGGCGTCACCGTCCCAACGTACCCATGAGCGCCCCGATGCGCTCCCGGGGCACGCGCCCACGCAGGAATCGCAAAGATTGTGTCAATCCCACGATCGACGGCGTGACATTGTGTCGCTTCTCAGTGATCGCCGCTACCCTGGCAAGCATTCATCACGGTGAACTCTTCGTGAACCCACCGTGAATCACGATCGAGAGCGTGGAGCCATGAACATCCAGACTGTCATTCTCGCCGCAGGAATGGGCACGCGGCTGGGCCGCTCGCTGCCCAAGTCGCTGACCGAGCTGAACGACGGTCGCTCGATCATGCAGCAGCAGCACGACAACATCCGCGCGGCGTTCGGCGCCGATGCGCGCATCACCACGGTCGTCGGCTACCGCGCCGAGGAGATCGTCGAGCGCTTCCCCGACGCGAACTACGTCTACAACGAGCGCTACGACCAGACGAACACGTCCAAGAGCCTCCTGCGCGCCCTGCAGGCCACCGGCAAGAGCGGCGTCCTCTGGATGAACGGCGACGTCGTGTTCGACCCGCGCGTGCTCGGCCGCGCGATCGCCCACATCGAGGCGGACCAGTCCTTCGTCGCCGTGAACACCGCCAAGGTGAGCGACGAGGAGGTCAAGTACACCGTCTCCCCCGAGGGCTACATCGACCAGCTCTCGAAGCAGGTCGTCGGCGGCATCGGCGAGGCCGTGGGCATCAACTACATCTCGCGCGCCGACAAGCGCGCCTTCATCCGCGGCCTGCAGCGCGTGGACGACCAGGACTACTTCGAGGGCGGCCTCGAGCTGGCGATCGCCGAGGAGGGTCTGCGGGTGCTGCCCATGGACATCTCGGACTTCTACGCCGTCGAGGTCGACTTCGCCGAGGACCTCGCGCGGGCGAACCAGTTCGTCTGATCGACGCTCGCGCGACGTAGGATCGCCTCGTGTCCGACAAGGTCGCGAAGATCCACACCCTGCCCGACGACGCACCGTGGCAGGGCGGGCTGCCGCCGCAGGGGTCGCCGGAGCACCCCGCGCACATCCGCGCCCTCGACCGGGTGATGTCGATCCAGCGTCCCGCCGTCATCGCGCACCTGCGCTCGCTCCGGTTGCGCCACCCCGACGCCACGACCGAGCAGATCGTGCGCATGCTCGAGCGGCGCTACCTCCTCGCCGTGACGACGGGCGGCGCCGCCGTGGGCGCGACGGCCGTGGTGCCGGGCATCGGCACCGGCATCACGCTTGCGCTCTCCGGAGCCGAGACGGCCGGCTTCCTCGAGGCCACCACCCTCTTCGCGCAGTCTCTTGCCGAGGTGCACGGCATCGCGATCGACGATCCCGATCGCGCCCGGGCCCTCGTCATGACGCTCATGCTCGGCACGGAGGGCGTCGATCTGCTGCGCCAGCTCGCCGGCCAGGCGCTCGGCAAGGGGGCGGGCCGCACCGCCTACTGGGGTGAGTTGGTGACCAAGTCGCTCCCCCGCGCCGCCATGGGCCAGATCGCGGATCGCCTCAAGACGATGTTCCTGCACCACTTCGCCGCCCGCGCGACCGGCACGTTCGTCGGCAAGGCGCTGCCCTTCGGCGTCGGCGCGGCGGTGGGCGGCGCGGGCAATCACCTGCTCGGGCGCCGCGTGGTCGCCGCCTCTCGGAAGGCGTTCGGCGCCCCGCCCGCCGTGTTCCCCGCCGACCTCGAGCCGCGCGAGGGGGCCGCACGTCTGGAGCACCTCGCCGCCGACACGGCCAAGCGCATCGGCGGCGCCGTCGCGGGCGTGGCCGGCACCGCCTCGCGCGGGGTCATCGCGGCGGGGCGCGGCGTGGGCACGGTCGTCGGCGGCGCCGCGTCGGTCGCCCGCAAGGCGCTCCCGGGAGGCCGGCGCCGCCGGGCGGACACCGCGTCGCCCGGCGACGAGTGAGCTAGCCCGCCGCCTGGCCGCGGGCGGCGCGAACGGCATCGTGCTGCGTGTGGCCGTGCGGGAAGCGCCCGTCCTGCAGGTCGGCCGCGGTGATCCCGCCGACGAGCTCCCCGAGATCGACCTCGAGGGCGATCGCCACCTGCGCGAGCGTCATGAGCGTGGGGTTGCCCTCGCCGCGCTCCAACCGCTGCAGGTGCGTGAGGTCGAGGTCGGCGCACTCCGCGAGCGCCTTGGCGCTGAGGCCCGCCTCGCGCCGCAGCCGCGCCACGCGCTCGCCCACGATCCAGGCGGCCGGCGAGTGGGGCGTTCCCATGGCACCAGCATAGGATCGGGAGGATGAAGATCCTGTCGATCCAGTCGGCCGTGGCGTACGGTCACGCGGGCAACTCCGCCGCCGTCTTCCCGATGCAGCGCATCGGCGTGGAGGTGCTCCCGGTGTACACCGTGAACTTCTCCAACCACACCGGCTACGGCGCCTGGCGCGGTCCCGTCATGGA
This genomic interval from Microbacterium sediminis contains the following:
- a CDS encoding nicotinate phosphoribosyltransferase; translated protein: MSDSTALLTDRYELTMIDAALRDGTASRHSMFELFARRLSGGRRFGVVAGTGRLLGLLREFRFDDAELKYLADHHVVSRETLTYLENYRFTGSITGYREGELYFPGSPILTVEGTFADAVILETLALSVLNHDSAVATAASRMSIAAGERPLAEMGARRAAERSAVAAARAAYIAGFGATSNLEAGRTWGIPTMGTAAHSWTLLHDTEEDAFRAQIAALGHDTTLLVDTYDIEKGVETAIRVAGPQLGGVRIDSGDLAIVAAEVRAQLDALGATGTKITVTSDLDEYAIAALAAYPVDSYGVGTSVVTGSGYPTAGMVYKLVARQDANGGWIAVAKKAQDKGSQGGLKTAFRRLDRGIAYEELVEIADGFERSATPADYPDARALQVPLVVRGEIDTAHEGPQGVAAAREHHLRVREELPVRALALSKSDPAIPTVFADAGA
- a CDS encoding ATP-dependent DNA ligase gives rise to the protein MAGGEGAAQTVRVGSRRVRITNLDKVVYPETGTTKGEVIGYYSRIAPLLLPHLADRPVTRKRWVDGVGTADDPAPSFFAKDLEAGAPDWIPRRRIEHSTGAKEYPIVEETAALVYLAQVASLELHVPQWTFDARGERRGPNRLVLDLDPGPGVGLPECAEVARWARSILGGMGLEPLPVTSGSKGIHLYAALPGDQSSDAISAVARELARALEADHPDLVVSTMSKAARPGKVFVDWSQNNGKKTTVSPYSLRGRARPWVAAPRTWEELDDPDLRHLLLDEVLERAERIGDPLAPLVPRGEGPLASYIAKRRADRTPEPVPESARPDGTEHGNRFVIQEHHATRLHWDVRLERDGVLVNWAVPKGIPSTTTKNNLAVQTENHPIEYLDFHGVIPKGQYGAGVMTIWDAGTYETHKWRDDEIIVTLTGREDGPLGGPVRVALIRTDGQGEKSSWLLHRTKTDALGAPQPDGPPVVPWSEPPLDEPAAPPADDRFAPMLAVAGTAPAARDLIRRGGDPWVEFKWDGVRAVAHWSGGVLRLRARSGTDITLRYPELSNPGAARIDADEAVLDGEIVALDAAGRPSFSRLQERMHLTRAMDIQRVAPRVPVRLYLFDALEVDGRDLTGRPLSERRAALERVAADPGAAIDVPPVADDLDVALETARRLDLEGVVVKDPRSPYRRGVRSEEWLKLKLTRTQSVVIGGINPGQGNREGTIGSLLLGIPDGDRLRYVGKVGTGFGERELRRLQDLLRPVGDSPFAEVPRPQARLARWVAPEHVAEVEFSEWTPGGNLRHPRWRGLRPDLTPGDVVAE
- a CDS encoding ATP-binding cassette domain-containing protein, producing the protein MTPPEDDTAEAPDGGTPREHIVEDAPATGGTAKRPAPRPRATPAKARTGGTKTSAARAARTPKSNGGAAKSAGGAATSADGATSGSANSTGRTTASKGTGRASKSPARTSKSTSGASKSTAGASTARTPKAPAPAAKPRTAAKPRTAASKPAPAKDIATEPSAADRDLSTQPLPVVGPQVRAVVTSEDEAPAIFRPSADADEPETTDAGDSETTDAGEAAGAPAAEPVAAVAEETAAEEGEGEGTADDGDAAADDPTTEPETAAAETDPVVADEPTPAAPDPARADAPDESAAPAAEDPEAPLPPLPPIPAAVAAATSAPIEAPDETAEATAPDALRLRGVTKAYGGADAVYGIDLTVPAGSFYGIVGPNGAGKTTTLSMISGLLKPGAGSIEVFGIDLLRRPRQAKALIGVLPDRVRTFDRLTGRQLLYYFGVLRGLKPAVVSTRTDDLARAFDIGDALGRVVADYSAGMRKKVMLAGALIHSPRLLVLDEPFEAVDPVSAASILEILSSYVAHGGTVVLSSHGMDLVESVCSRIAVIVSGHVLAEGTVDEVKGEITLEERFVELSASGGSTEGLEWLHRSSD
- the rph gene encoding ribonuclease PH — encoded protein: MTESPRADGRALDELRPVTIERGWSAQAEGSALISFGQTKVLVTASFTNGVPRWLTGKGRGWVTAEYAMLPRATNDRSDRESVKGRIGGRTHEISRLIGRALRAVVDTKALGENTIVIDCDVLQADGGTRTASITGAYVALADAIEWGREKGFIAKKATPLRDSVAAISVGIIDGRPMLDLPYVEDSRADTDMNIVMTGTGKFIEVQGTAEGAPFDKAELDALLELGAKGCADLTAIQKAVLAEERS
- a CDS encoding DUF3039 domain-containing protein gives rise to the protein MTTPLDSPDQGGTGLLERELEELIEEQNIEPGDHERFSHYVKKEKILESALTGKPVRALCGKKWTPGRDPEKFPVCPQCKEIYESLKD
- a CDS encoding NTP transferase domain-containing protein; this encodes MNIQTVILAAGMGTRLGRSLPKSLTELNDGRSIMQQQHDNIRAAFGADARITTVVGYRAEEIVERFPDANYVYNERYDQTNTSKSLLRALQATGKSGVLWMNGDVVFDPRVLGRAIAHIEADQSFVAVNTAKVSDEEVKYTVSPEGYIDQLSKQVVGGIGEAVGINYISRADKRAFIRGLQRVDDQDYFEGGLELAIAEEGLRVLPMDISDFYAVEVDFAEDLARANQFV
- a CDS encoding helix-turn-helix domain-containing protein translates to MGTPHSPAAWIVGERVARLRREAGLSAKALAECADLDLTHLQRLERGEGNPTLMTLAQVAIALEVDLGELVGGITAADLQDGRFPHGHTQHDAVRAARGQAAG
- the murI gene encoding glutamate racemase → MDDAPIGIFDSGVGGLTVARAIGDQLPRESLLYIGDTLHSPYGPKPIADVRRYALEVLDSLVDQGVKMLVIACNTASAAMLHDARERYAVPVIEVIRPAVRTAIATTRTGRIGVIGTQGTIGSGAYQDMLGIAPGVEVFTAACPRFVEFVEAGITDTPELLAVAEEYLAPLRAADVDTLVLGCTHYPFLTGAISYVMGPEVSLVSSDSETAKDVYRELVSRDLLAGADATPRHVYEATGADTATFTALANRLLGREVRDVRLVRTGAIDLPTTR
- the rdgB gene encoding RdgB/HAM1 family non-canonical purine NTP pyrophosphatase, which gives rise to MSRVVLATHNAHKVAEFQAIVATIRPDLEVVAYDGPEPVEDGVSFAENALIKARAASAHTGLPALADDSGICVHVLGGSPGVFSAYWAGHAKDDRANLALLLDQLSDIRDPYRTAHYNSTIAIVTPGGIEHTVEGIWPGRLAEEPRGEGGFGYDPIFIPDGQDGRERSVGEFTAHEKNAVSHRARAFQELGPLLAAL